Within Aspergillus oryzae RIB40 DNA, chromosome 2, the genomic segment GCTAGGTTCATAATATCTTTGTAAGTATTGACTGATGACCCGCCTCCAGTTGGTAGAGCACCTGGCTCAAATAGTTCGGTGTCTTCGCTGACTTTGCCCCCCGCAAGATTGGAGCCAGAGGCCGTGAAAGAGTCAACTAAGTCGCGTACTAAGTCATCCTTTAACGTCTGGTCGCCGATATCGTACACAAGGCTTAGACCTTGGGCCCCAGTCTCTTGCACCACTTCATCTCTATCCGCGAGCAGACGCGTGAATGTCCTCTGACATTTACGCAGGCGGTCCTGCATTTGTTGTAGGTGACCACAATTCTTCACCAGACATAGTAACCATATCGAAGACGCTTTCCTCAGAGAAGGCTTTGATGCACCGCAATCAGAAATGATCTTGTCGCACATTTCGGCCAATACCGCATCAGAGAGTTGCCAGGTGGGGAGTTTTTCGTCGACGTCAAATTCCGTGGCCATAGATTTAGAGGTCCATCCCGCTGCAGCACTACTCAAAGCCTCGCCGATAGTAAAATGTGTCTCTGGGCTACGGATTTCATGCAGGTTGTGTAAGCAGTTCAAGAATTTAGTAAACTGCGGGTCTCTGTGGTCGACCTTTGAAAATGACAAGGATAGGAGGCCTATTGCTGTGATCGCTGTTTCACTCTCAGCCTTCGCGTCCGGCTTCAACTTATCAACGATAGTATCCCACTCGTCGTTTGAAAGGACTGTAGTAGACAAAACTCCGGAGAGACTGAGCTGGCCGATGGCCACCTGTGCAGACCGTCGAAGCAAAGAATCGCGTGCATCCCTAATGATATCAAAAATCGTGGCAATGAATAGTTTGACAGTCGTTTCCGGTGCTTTGTATATGACGTTGCGGAATGCCAGTCGGCTTAAGATATACGCGAGCGCAAGGACTGCACCTCGAATTTTAAGCACAACTTCGCCAATGGCAGATTTCCAACTTTCGATAGGGACTGATAGTTCTGAAAGGAGTTCTCTCAATTTGTTTTCTGAAAATGCAGGGTGAGAAGCGAGAATTCCAAGTGCGCGTGCTGCGAGGTTCTGAAGTTCTTGATCATTACTGTAAAGGGAATTTTTCAACGTGATAACCATTGATACCATGGGCTCAACGATGTCGTTCGAAGCTAGAGAGCAAATGCCGATGAAGTTTTCTCCACACTGCCACAGACCTTTTTGGGCCCCGCCACCAAGGCCAGAGAGAGCACTTGTCAAGAATAGCAGCACGGCTTCTTTGTCGGAAGTTTCGATGTAGCGTTTCACAGCGCACCGGGCTTGTTCATCGGATGTAAGAAGCACGTCCAATTTGATATCCCAGTCTTGCTCTATTTCCATGCTTATATTCGAACCCGAGAATGATTCCCAAAGCAGAATGTTGCGAGGAAAAGTAATTGTATAATTGAACGCCTCCTTATAGGGACCTGATAATATTTCTGCTGCAGAAAGACCTGGTACCACAGTGGACGCAGTCGAACCCAGGAGAAAGCGCGCTGTCTCTGGAAAATTCGGAAATTTGAACCATGACGAGCGTGAGTCAGATGTCACCGATGTAAACCATACCTTGTCTTTAGTGGGATTTAGAAGACGATACCAATACGGGTGCAGCCCTTTCTTGCCTTCTTCTACGACTTCCTGATGTCTTTCAGATCCGCATGCGACAGCCATGAAGTCAATCCAACGAGCCACAACATCACTATACGGCAAGAACCTATTGGCGAAACGTACAGCAGCATACTGAGTTCGGCGAACGACCTTGAACCCAGTTACAGGGTCCTCTTCCCCAGGGAGGCTATTCATCTGACGAAGCAAGAAAGGTCGCAAACTTTCTTGGAACTCTTTATCCCAGCTATCCACCGAGGAGTTAAGAATGCTTCCTAATGCTTGTTCGATACTCACAAAGATTTGAGCGCTGGAATCGTCAGAGCTTAGTGATATGAAAAGCCACCTAATGAGTTCGAAGCCCGAGATAGCAGTTTGCTCATCTTGTGATTGAAAATCCACCTTCGGCACCAATATGCCGATGCTCTCGTAAGCAAGACCTCGTAAGCTTAGGTCCGTTGCAGGCAGCCTCTGTCCACTGGACCCTGGACTCGGCCACCCTTGGGAATTGATAAAGTCTCTAAGGCCCGCTATAACCTTTGGCGCGATTTGCTTGAGGTCTGTGGGAGATCCGATGCGAACTACCCACGTGGTAAAAGTGAAGATCTGGGTTCGCAACTTCGAGGCCTGCAATCCTTGTGAAGATCTTGCAACGTCCGAAAGAAGGCCCTCTTCAATCAACCGAAGGACATTAGCTGTCTCCGTTGCAGCCCTGAGTGATTTTCCCAAGTAAACTAGAATCTTAATTTGTAGCGCAGTGCGCGCTGGGCTTGCGCCTTCAGGTTCCACAGAACCAAAGTACAAGGTAAACAGTCGACGTACAACATCTATATTTTCAAGAGCTGGTATGAAGCGCTTCAATATTTCCTCGCCAAGATCAGCTAGGCGGGAATTTGGGTCGGCAGACGCCACCAGAGCAGGGAAAAAGCGCTCCGAGTCTGTGAAGGCTCTGCTACAGAGAAACCTTAGAGCCGTAGCCTTCGTCTCGGTAAGATTCAAACCCCCATGTGAAGATGGGTTCCATGTTTCGGACAGGGAAGCGCCCTTGTTGAGGAATACGTAATCTGCTGGGGACAATCCCGGACAGGTGGAGGCGTTCTTATCCGCAGGGAAGAGAATCAATAATTTTTCAAACCATGACGACAAGAATTCAGTGTCCTTGTCGGATAGACCTAGCCGAGATTTCAGTTGTATGTCTTCGGTGCTGTCCTTCGGCGGAAGCTTTAAGAGAGGTAAGAGCCGCAGGACAAGGTTAAACACAACAGCCGCCTGTTCGTCGGTCGATGTTCCAATTTCGGAAATCCCTTGGAGCAATGGAAGCAGAATCTCGATCCTCGCACTGGCGCCTAAGCGATCAATGCCTTGTTGGATATAGATTAAGTCGAAGTGTCTAATGAGCTTGGATTTCTGCTCCTTAAATTGCTTCAGCAAAGCTGCAACTGGAAGCTTAATGGACGGAGCTTGCACTCTGTTGTTGATATGCTGACACACTGCAATTACTTTGTTGCGGACTGCAAGGCTCTCAGAGCCTAACTTTAGCAGTAAAGGAGCCAGATACTTATTAAGTAAAGCATCGAGTTTCTCATCTGTATCTGCTAACGCGATCCTGAATTCGACGTTGGATATTAAATTCAGCTCGCGAGCCTCAGAACTTGCTGACGCGGCTTGTGCAGCCATAGCAAAAAtgaaattttttttaatgaGAACGACAGACACAAGGTCGTCCCGGCAGTAGAGTTAGGAGATAGGTGGACTTGAGATAGTCtgatgtactccgtactactaAGTAGTACCCCACACGCCTCACCCAGGCAGAGACGCTCACGTCAGTTACAGTCCTGAGGCCGGCAATAAGCTTCTTCCCCAATTAGGAAATGTTTGTATTGTATTAGTCATCATGTATTGTAATTACCTAGCTAACCGGTCAATGAGACAGCATGACCCTAAGGCCCTACAAGAGTCAAATTCAACTAGGAGCGTTTACTTTGAGACTTATGGGCTGGTATACgtgcatatatatatgacaTTGTACATCGCCCCCTAACGCTAATCAAAAACctgctccagctcttctccggTGCTCTGCTGCCTCATCTCTTAGGAACCTTGCTACCTCTCCGCTGGCACCTGCCTGGAAATTATTGGCCTCCTTCTTTGTTGGATTGCCAAAAAGGCACCTCCATAAGTCGTCCTTTTTAACGAGTTCCCCGCCAAATGCTCCTCCAGCCATTAAATTCGACAGAGCTGCATCTCGGATTTCTAAGGAGTTTGCCGAGTCTATAGCCGCCTCAGTAATATTATCTGTTACAGCTCTTCCGTTTTCGACATCTGCACATAATGGCTCCGCTTTTTCCTTCTGCACTATATGAGCTAGACGACGTGACACGGAGAGTTCGTAAATTGATTCTTCGACGGTGTCAGAAACTAGATACATCCAAACGGTGGTTGGTCGGTGCTGACCAATACGGTGTACACGAGCGATAGCCTGGAGCTCGATTGCAGTATTGATAAGCGGCTCGCAAAGGAAAACGTGGGTCGCGTTCACTAGGTTGAGCCCTGATGAATGGGCCCTCGCGTGCAAGAAAAAGCATTCAATCTAGCAGGGATACAGTTGAGTACGACAATTCCCCGAGCTACTTGGGAAGACCGGGGTCATGAAGCTTACCGATGAGTCACTCTTGAACTTTGATATACCGTCTTTGCTGTCAACACTGCTAAAGCCAATCTTAAACCTGTGGAACGCAATGGCTAGAACCTCTAAAAAGTCCTTATATTGCGAGAATATCACAGACTTCCCACCAGGGTCATGGTGGCGCAGCCATAGTATATGACGTGCTAGCGTGTCAATCTTCGTGCCGAATGAACCGTCTAAATCGACGGTTTTAATCTCTCTCAGAGTGCCGGAGCTTATATCAGTATATATCGAGTTCTTTGGTCGACGTTCAGGCTCAACTTTGGCTGGCGGCTTCTCCTCTTGCACAAGAAACTCCTGCGGCTTGTAAGTGATTTGATAGAAGTCATTAGCTTTCAGACGCTTTTTGCATGTCGGGCAAGTTCGATGTTGATGCCACCACATGCGCAAGCAATCTTTGCAATACTTGTGGCCACACACTGTTAGGACACCTTGATGTTGTTAGCTAGTCTTATAACATGTCTACAATCATAGTACCGTGCTCACCAACTTCAAAGCCGGATTGGCAAATGACACATATCTTTGACGAGTCATCTGAGCCTGATTCGTCTCGGAGGTGGATTAGGTAACGATGTTTTGCTCTCAATGCGGAAATCTTTTCGTCTATTATCTCCTCTTGCCTGAGCTTTGCAGAAAAAAGCGCCTCATTCAAGGGTTTACCAGcgctttcttcgtcgtaCGGGGCCACTGTATCGGAGATTTGTTGAAGCTGACGATAGTATTCAAGTCGATTGTTCATAGTATCTCGAAACATttccacctccttctccatgtttGTTGCAACTTTAGCTTGCTCAGAAGCCATCTGACTCGCATTCTGAAGAACTAAGCTTACAAGTTCGAGTTCAGCGCGGGCGCGAGAGTTCCCCCCGCTTGCCTGCCACTCAAGAGAGGTCGCAAGACTTCGAAGCTCACCAATGATGCCGCGAAGTGAGCCCAGCTGTGGGTCGGGCTTGATTCTACTACGAGTGTTCATCATCTGTAGAAAGAGAGCGGGTGAAGgtccttctcctttctgtgCTTGGACAATTCCGCTCTTGACTTCATGGGCAATGAGAACATTTTTCTGTCCAGTCAAAGCATCGTGGCGATCAGCGAACATTGCACGCAAGGCCTCCATGTAAACATACACCTCATCTTGATGCTTTGTAGACTTTTCATATTCGTCGCCCTCCAGCTCTGATTCATCCTCTTGGTCAATGAGTGACTCGGAAAGAAACTTGATCATGGTCTGACGCCATTCATCGTACTGGGCAGCATGTTTGTTCATACTATCACAGAAATTTTCAAGTTTATCGAGTATGCGGTGGGATTCAAGCCCTTTGCTCCATAGCTGAGGTTTCATTTTGGGGATATTAACAAACTGATTCTTTTGTGCTCTTTCTCTGATTATTTTCATGAAGTGGCCAACCTTTCGCGAGATCTCAGCCAACATCTCCTTTCGAATCAGCTTTGCAGACTCGTACGCCTCAACTTCGCGTTTTTCGAGTGCTCTAGACTCTTCGGAATCGGGCCTAGTGAGCTTGGGGTCTGTTTTCATTTGGAAATAGGCATTCCCGGTAAAGAAAACACATATATGTTGAACTTCAAGAGCAGCACGCAGCCTCTGACGCGCTCCTCCTCGAGTGTTCTTagctgcttcttctgtttcatcCTCGCTTGCTGTGTCAGCAGATGTTACATCTCGATCCACGTTGACGGCATCCATCCGACGTTCCATACGCTCTGGGTGCAACCGATCCCGACACTCCTTGACAATTGCATTAGCCCGCTCTAATGACTTTGACCAGAGGCCGAGTGCTTGTTGCCGGTGTTTCGCATTTTCCAGCAACTGCCCCCGGCGCAATTGTGAAAGAAGTAAAGAGCGCTCCTCTGCGTGTATAAGTGCGTCATTCTGATCGATCATGACCTCAAGAACTTCAGCCACGGAGCGCAGCGGTCCAGTACCGGTACCTAGCCCACGAAGAGGCTTTCCAGCAGGATGGAGACAAGTTCGGCGAAGTTTGGTTAACCAACTTCGCATTCTTTCGATTATCGATAGGTCATCAGGATCCCAATCACCATTCAAGGGAGCGCCAGATAGATTGAGACCACATGCTCCACACATTTCTTCAAACAACTGTCCGTAGCGTTGTTCCTCAACTGCCGTAAAAGGGACCGTGATGACGATTCTCTTCTGAGGAGGTATGTGGAGTTCATTGCGAACATGAACCTTACTATGTCGGAGGGCAATCATACTAACAATGTTCGCTAATTCAGTCCTGAAGCTCCCGCATAACCTATGCCAGATAACACCACAAAATGGTTCGTAACGGAGGAATAGTAAAAGACCGAGGAGGTCAGATATATCTTTTCGGAGCGGCGTCCCTGTCACAGCCCAAGCATTTTGACGAGGAATCAAACGGGCAACCCTTGCTGCATTGCTGACTCCACTTTCAATCATCTGAGCTTCATCGATACAGACCCGCCACCAAGAAATCCGAACCAACGGTGTTCTCCTTGGTTCAAATCTCTTCTTATGCCGCAGATTCCTCTGTGGTACATCGCCAGAATAGTGAACTTCACGCGCAAGAATATTATAAGTAGTAAGTACGACATCTTGGTCTGCGAGCAATTCGATTAGTTCTTCATCCGACAATGACTGGTGACGCTGGATACCAGTGTAGTGGAAGACGCTGAGTCCAGGTGCATGCAGTTTGATTTCCTGTTCCCACTGTTCAAGAATTGCGGGTGGTGTTATTATTAGGGTTGCACCTGATGGCCTCAAGCCATCATGACGATGGTCTGGGAAGGTTTCTTCAGGGGCTAGGTGTCGGCGATTCAGACAGATTAAACTTATGATTTCAACGGTTTTCCCAAGTCCCATTTCTTCGGCGAGGATTCCACCTCGGAGATGGTTGCCCCCGTCAAACCAGTTCGCAAGG encodes:
- a CDS encoding putative SNF2 family helicase/ATPase (DEAD box-containing helicase-like transcription factor/DNA repair protein); the protein is MSNCSPTPPGAVPDILITALARRSPEDLDSDAPPNKRRKLTSGIQSLRELNGLSDTRVPRGSIPLARFHLYLDFASASPIQDDPENVCVGTTTLDWFKLELATTVDRETVFEYQSHDPPFIKFSKDLEFASSLSTLYTVPERKSSFCLETIILWKDSLDILGNNQLVEGARKVFSRYVFQEQEDLASQQERHSQRQLSWSPRDFYDHVYVPPDTPESSAEVKCSLIECQMFPFQRRAVRWLLQREGVELQADGQVVPVRDTLKGGLPASFREFIDADGRVCFASQLFMIVATDLANWFDGGNHLRGGILAEEMGLGKTVEIISLICLNRRHLAPEETFPDHRHDGLRPSGATLIITPPAILEQWEQEIKLHAPGLSVFHYTGIQRHQSLSDEELIELLADQDVVLTTYNILAREVHYSGDVPQRNLRHKKRFEPRRTPLVRISWWRVCIDEAQMIESGVSNAARVARLIPRQNAWAVTGTPLRKDISDLLGLLLFLRYEPFCGVIWHRLCGSFRTELANIVSMIALRHSKVHVRNELHIPPQKRIVITVPFTAVEEQRYGQLFEEMCGACGLNLSGAPLNGDWDPDDLSIIERMRSWLTKLRRTCLHPAGKPLRGLGTGTGPLRSVAEVLEVMIDQNDALIHAEERSLLLSQLRRGQLLENAKHRQQALGLWSKSLERANAIVKECRDRLHPERMERRMDAVNVDRDVTSADTASEDETEEAAKNTRGGARQRLRAALEVQHICVFFTGNAYFQMKTDPKLTRPDSEESRALEKREVEAYESAKLIRKEMLAEISRKVGHFMKIIRERAQKNQFVNIPKMKPQLWSKGLESHRILDKLENFCDSMNKHAAQYDEWRQTMIKFLSESLIDQEDESELEGDEYEKSTKHQDEVYVYMEALRAMFADRHDALTGQKNVLIAHEVKSGIVQAQKGEGPSPALFLQMMNTRSRIKPDPQLGSLRGIIGELRSLATSLEWQASGGNSRARAELELVSLVLQNASQMASEQAKVATNMEKEVEMFRDTMNNRLEYYRQLQQISDTVAPYDEESAGKPLNEALFSAKLRQEEIIDEKISALRAKHRYLIHLRDESGSDDSSKICVICQSGFEVGEHGVLTVCGHKYCKDCLRMWWHQHRTCPTCKKRLKANDFYQITYKPQEFLVQEEKPPAKVEPERRPKNSIYTDISSGTLREIKTVDLDGSFGTKIDTLARHILWLRHHDPGGKSVIFSQYKDFLEVLAIAFHRFKIGFSSVDSKDGISKFKSDSSIECFFLHARAHSSGLNLVNATHVFLCEPLINTAIELQAIARVHRIGQHRPTTVWMYLVSDTVEESIYELSVSRRLAHIVQKEKAEPLCADVENGRAVTDNITEAAIDSANSLEIRDAALSNLMAGGAFGGELVKKDDLWRCLFGNPTKKEANNFQAGASGEVARFLRDEAAEHRRRAGAGF
- a CDS encoding ECM29 family proteasome component (uncharacterized conserved protein), whose product is MAAQAASASSEARELNLISNVEFRIALADTDEKLDALLNKYLAPLLLKLGSESLAVRNKVIAVCQHINNRVQAPSIKLPVAALLKQFKEQKSKLIRHFDLIYIQQGIDRLGASARIEILLPLLQGISEIGTSTDEQAAVVFNLVLRLLPLLKLPPKDSTEDIQLKSRLGLSDKDTEFLSSWFEKLLILFPADKNASTCPGLSPADYVFLNKGASLSETWNPSSHGGLNLTETKATALRFLCSRAFTDSERFFPALVASADPNSRLADLGEEILKRFIPALENIDVVRRLFTLYFGSVEPEGASPARTALQIKILVYLGKSLRAATETANVLRLIEEGLLSDVARSSQGLQASKLRTQIFTFTTWVVRIGSPTDLKQIAPKVIAGLRDFINSQGWPSPGSSGQRLPATDLSLRGLAYESIGILVPKVDFQSQDEQTAISGFELIRWLFISLSSDDSSAQIFVSIEQALGSILNSSVDSWDKEFQESLRPFLLRQMNSLPGEEDPVTGFKVVRRTQYAAVRFANRFLPYSDVVARWIDFMAVACGSERHQEVVEEGKKGLHPYWYRLLNPTKDKVWFTSVTSDSRSSWFKFPNFPETARFLLGSTASTVVPGLSAAEILSGPYKEAFNYTITFPRNILLWESFSGSNISMEIEQDWDIKLDVLLTSDEQARCAVKRYIETSDKEAVLLFLTSALSGLGGGAQKGLWQCGENFIGICSLASNDIVEPMVSMVITLKNSLYSNDQELQNLAARALGILASHPAFSENKLRELLSELSVPIESWKSAIGEVVLKIRGAVLALAYILSRLAFRNVIYKAPETTVKLFIATIFDIIRDARDSLLRRSAQVAIGQLSLSGVLSTTVLSNDEWDTIVDKLKPDAKAESETAITAIGLLSLSFSKVDHRDPQFTKFLNCLHNLHEIRSPETHFTIGEALSSAAAGWTSKSMATEFDVDEKLPTWQLSDAVLAEMCDKIISDCGASKPSLRKASSIWLLCLVKNCGHLQQMQDRLRKCQRTFTRLLADRDEVVQETGAQGLSLVYDIGDQTLKDDLVRDLVDSFTASGSNLAGGKVSEDTELFEPGALPTGGGSSVNTYKDIMNLASEAGDPTLVYRFMSLASNNALWTNRAAFSKLGISTIFSDSSANGYLAKNPKIYPKLFRYRFDPNPNVQRSMNTIWQALVKDPAAIISDHFDEIMDDLLRSMLAGREWRVRQASCAAIADLIQGRQPEKYFKYMEEIFLKAFKLIDDIKESVRAAALKLCQTITNAVIRTLETSDTETRRAGTMLAGTITFLLSDKGMESDVQEVQGFALGALIQIIKKSPGQPLRPFVPRVMEQFLNSLSSLEPQAVNYVHLNADKYGLTGQEIDKMRLSSIRTSPMMEVIERYLIDMLDETSMREFAGNLESVLRSAVGLPTKVGCSRVLVLLSMRTVLFRPYADRFIQLLIKYVVDRNDTVSASYCTSIGYLMRLASDDRVLKTIEHAKSLYLTAEDANQRIIAAEILHSTSKLSNDRFMAFAATALPFIFVSKYDTDEHVQEAFEKTWQDNVGGNRAVSLYIKEITSLVSDNLDSPRWIVKHTAALGFANSIMALDSELDLATSEYLWPILEKALAGKTWDGKEVVVKAFTKFTSQAKTLWLEKPRIGDTMKAIAIREAKRINPTYRPHAITAFGGIAQARQDLNLMPDAVDIVSRVLSEFDEGEDSMDIDSGSGQKNKQTREDTLVACVKCLLQCINLTCAASAEATNNSMSDIKRLLHETLDSGGRNVQITLYEQLRMFFSRVTTGALESHDEEPKLRKVQKSLAALAGEMLSRQIDVTAEAIRRERAQAAMSYIMLCRQLDIGLDIDGELCELLKSWRKGERSGPVQQALDQALARLMQ